The following are encoded in a window of Pyxidicoccus xibeiensis genomic DNA:
- a CDS encoding TIGR02996 domain-containing protein yields MSDNAARHLRLALETFERHEEEAALGWLLEAWRQVRAERIAVLAERVTTRFNPSSPRPGLFDRPSELESLVKFADRSSPQQLGRRLGGRALRKADPRFTPALLSLAARPEARDGAVFHPLCELLIRVNDPRSLEPLRALHASLPPDSPYARRLGEANTLIAQAPAPSLEADASALCDALEEALARREEVTARSTPLREEFLARIAANPDDDEARLVLADHLLEHGDPLGEFIMLQCQPQPDAERVARLLRLHGAKWEKQLSPWAARGHTRFERGLPVAAQLRVSTLGCPPPPGPFWGTVRELDFDWTGGSEELVDWLAHPHLRGVTVLRRVNGAIAYRLGRHPLPLRRIEMQGSPPGMVNLKTGRPVEDVDVFAPLSALPHLAWVEVRSAWARDVRWCASALGERLERFEANHEDCETWSLTVTRSDAVPVEATLLNGGHREEMAEAIRAAAGFSIRGLRIRTQLRLTPDTLRMLEEASSGYMHVEWELPPGSR; encoded by the coding sequence GGTGCGTGCCGAGCGCATCGCCGTGCTCGCCGAGCGGGTGACAACGCGCTTCAACCCATCGAGTCCGCGCCCGGGCCTGTTTGACCGGCCGAGCGAGCTCGAGTCACTCGTGAAGTTTGCGGACCGTAGCTCTCCCCAGCAGCTGGGCAGGAGGCTCGGCGGGCGCGCGCTGCGGAAAGCAGACCCGCGCTTCACCCCCGCGCTGCTCTCCCTCGCGGCCCGGCCAGAGGCCCGGGACGGTGCCGTCTTCCACCCGCTCTGCGAGCTGCTCATCCGGGTGAATGACCCGCGCTCCCTCGAACCGCTCCGCGCGCTCCATGCGAGCCTGCCTCCCGACAGCCCCTATGCGCGGCGGCTGGGCGAGGCCAACACGCTCATCGCCCAGGCGCCGGCTCCCTCGTTGGAGGCGGACGCCTCCGCCCTGTGTGACGCGCTGGAGGAGGCCCTGGCCCGGCGCGAGGAGGTCACGGCCCGGAGCACCCCGCTGCGCGAGGAGTTCCTCGCCCGCATCGCCGCGAATCCGGACGACGACGAGGCGCGGCTGGTACTGGCGGACCACCTGCTGGAGCACGGCGACCCGCTGGGCGAGTTCATCATGCTCCAGTGCCAACCCCAGCCCGACGCGGAGCGTGTCGCCCGGCTGCTCAGGCTGCACGGTGCGAAGTGGGAGAAGCAGCTGAGCCCCTGGGCCGCGCGGGGGCACACCCGCTTCGAGCGCGGCCTCCCGGTGGCCGCGCAGCTGCGGGTGTCAACCCTGGGTTGCCCGCCGCCCCCCGGGCCCTTCTGGGGCACCGTCCGGGAGCTGGACTTTGACTGGACCGGCGGCTCGGAGGAGCTCGTGGACTGGCTGGCGCACCCTCACCTGCGCGGCGTGACGGTGCTGCGGAGGGTGAATGGCGCCATCGCGTACCGGCTGGGCAGGCACCCCCTACCGCTGCGGCGAATCGAGATGCAAGGAAGCCCGCCGGGTATGGTCAATCTGAAGACGGGCAGGCCGGTCGAGGATGTGGACGTCTTCGCCCCGCTGTCCGCCCTGCCGCACCTGGCCTGGGTGGAGGTCCGGAGCGCCTGGGCGCGCGACGTGCGCTGGTGCGCGAGCGCGTTGGGTGAGCGCCTGGAGCGCTTCGAGGCCAACCACGAGGATTGTGAGACCTGGTCCCTCACGGTGACTCGCTCGGACGCGGTGCCCGTCGAGGCCACGCTGCTGAACGGGGGGCACCGCGAGGAGATGGCGGAGGCCATCCGCGCCGCGGCGGGCTTCAGCATCCGGGGGCTGCGCATCCGCACTCAGCTCCGCCTCACCCCGGACACGCTGCGCATGCTGGAAGAAGCTTCGTCCGGTTACATGCACGTCGAGTGGGAGCTGCCCCCCGGCTCAAGGTGA
- a CDS encoding transposase zinc-binding domain-containing protein, with translation MERDFARYLECGVLAHGFARVRCESCKDELLVAFSCVAEKSG, from the coding sequence GTGGAGCGGGACTTCGCCAGGTACCTGGAATGCGGAGTGCTGGCACACGGCTTCGCGCGGGTGCGCTGCGAGAGTTGCAAGGACGAACTGCTCGTCGCCTTCTCGTGTGTTGCTGAGAAAAGTGGTTGA
- a CDS encoding transposase family protein, with amino-acid sequence MPSVSAVRPASCAACGAASRPVGAPLGLHGHGSRSRQVRGPLDAGASPVLVELRVRRYRCRACGVSQTVVPAEVLARKLYSLAAIAWALALWGLESLPAAAVRRRVSPWDVVGPGSAGRWDALCRWAGEVRRGTLLCCVRPAPADWTARAVAARAATTVAAFALPATGPPSLSACSFRGAERAR; translated from the coding sequence ATGCCGTCCGTGTCGGCGGTACGCCCGGCGAGCTGCGCCGCTTGCGGCGCGGCGAGCCGCCCTGTGGGAGCGCCTCTGGGGCTTCATGGGCATGGCAGCCGGAGCCGCCAGGTGCGCGGGCCGCTGGACGCTGGCGCGTCGCCCGTCCTCGTAGAGTTGCGCGTGCGACGCTACCGCTGCCGTGCGTGCGGCGTGTCGCAGACGGTAGTGCCCGCGGAGGTGCTGGCCAGGAAGCTCTATTCGCTCGCGGCCATCGCCTGGGCGCTCGCCCTGTGGGGCCTTGAGTCGCTGCCGGCGGCGGCGGTGCGCAGGCGCGTGAGTCCGTGGGACGTGGTGGGGCCAGGGAGCGCTGGGCGCTGGGATGCCCTCTGCCGCTGGGCCGGGGAGGTCAGGCGCGGGACGCTCCTGTGCTGCGTGCGGCCGGCGCCCGCGGACTGGACGGCGCGAGCGGTGGCCGCACGAGCGGCGACGACAGTCGCCGCCTTTGCGCTCCCGGCGACGGGACCGCCATCGCTGTCCGCCTGTTCGTTCCGGGGAGCCGAGCGCGCTCGCTGA
- a CDS encoding DDE-type integrase/transposase/recombinase produces the protein MKSLTPKSHAEAVAVFRHGVIGALTQAQMDRGQLASALESLAQQRFVPPGAKASHCYSAATLERWYYAYKKRGLSGLAPRDRSDKGRAQQLSAAQRELLLDIRREYPSASVTLILRTLVTDGRLEKDAVSATTVRRLFAQAGLDRVGMRDGSGTKTRLRWQAERPMALWHADVCHGPGLTVGGKSLPLRIHALLDDASRYVVALEAHHTEREVDMLGLMVRALRKHGPPDALYLDNGATYRGETLATACARIGTSLLHARPYDAPARGKMERFWRTLREGCLDFLGPVASLHDVNVRLCAFLDAHYHVTSHAALMGATPKTVFEAAPRAPDGFDEAKLREALTTRIRRRVRRDTTVAVDGADYELDAGHLAGRLVHLCRCLVDLGEAPWAEFEGKRYTLHPVDAVKNARRKRPLRRPPIHDETYRPHPAFDPPRALLDRAVGRPPQHRDGGGS, from the coding sequence ATGAAGAGCCTCACCCCGAAGTCCCACGCCGAGGCGGTGGCGGTGTTTCGCCACGGAGTCATCGGCGCCCTCACCCAGGCGCAGATGGACCGAGGCCAGCTCGCCTCGGCGCTCGAGTCCCTCGCCCAGCAGCGCTTCGTGCCGCCGGGCGCCAAGGCGAGCCACTGCTACTCGGCGGCCACGCTCGAGCGCTGGTACTACGCGTACAAGAAGCGCGGCCTCTCAGGCCTCGCCCCGCGCGACCGCAGCGACAAGGGCCGCGCCCAGCAGCTCTCGGCGGCCCAGCGCGAGCTGCTGCTCGACATCCGGCGGGAGTACCCGTCCGCGTCCGTGACGCTCATCCTGCGCACGCTCGTCACCGATGGCCGACTCGAGAAGGACGCCGTCTCGGCGACGACGGTGCGCCGCCTCTTTGCGCAAGCAGGACTCGACCGCGTCGGGATGCGCGACGGCAGCGGCACGAAGACGCGCCTGCGCTGGCAGGCCGAGCGCCCCATGGCTCTGTGGCACGCGGACGTGTGTCACGGGCCTGGACTCACCGTCGGGGGCAAGTCGCTGCCCTTGCGCATCCACGCGCTGCTGGACGACGCGAGTCGGTACGTCGTGGCGTTGGAGGCCCACCACACTGAGCGCGAGGTGGACATGCTTGGCCTCATGGTGCGCGCCCTGCGCAAGCACGGTCCGCCGGACGCTCTCTACCTGGACAATGGCGCCACGTACCGGGGCGAGACGCTCGCCACCGCGTGCGCTCGCATCGGCACGTCGCTCTTGCACGCGCGGCCCTACGACGCCCCCGCCCGCGGGAAGATGGAGCGCTTCTGGCGCACGCTGCGCGAGGGCTGCCTCGACTTCCTCGGGCCCGTCGCCTCCCTGCACGACGTCAATGTCCGCCTCTGCGCCTTCCTCGACGCGCACTACCACGTCACGTCGCACGCGGCCCTCATGGGCGCGACACCGAAAACCGTCTTCGAGGCCGCGCCCCGGGCGCCCGATGGCTTCGACGAGGCGAAGCTGCGCGAGGCTCTCACCACCCGCATCCGCCGACGCGTGCGGCGCGACACCACCGTCGCTGTCGATGGCGCCGACTACGAGCTCGACGCAGGCCACCTCGCCGGGCGCCTCGTGCACCTGTGCCGCTGCCTTGTCGACTTGGGTGAGGCTCCCTGGGCCGAATTCGAGGGCAAGCGCTACACCCTCCACCCAGTCGACGCGGTGAAGAACGCGCGCCGCAAGAGGCCGCTGCGTCGGCCTCCCATCCACGACGAGACGTACCGGCCACACCCCGCGTTTGACCCGCCCCGCGCGCTCCTCGACCGCGCCGTCGGGCGTCCTCCTCAGCATCGCGATGGAGGTGGGTCATGA
- a CDS encoding tetratricopeptide repeat protein, which yields MARPSTSSPRNTKGCFHLGALHVEGRGVPQDERRAAELLEKACAGGEATGCLNLGALYAAGRGVPQDERRAAALYEKACTGGEAKGCFNVGMFFERGRGGPKSASRASTYFEKACQAGMSEACARR from the coding sequence ATCGCTCGTCCATCAACCAGCTCGCCTCGCAACACAAAGGGTTGCTTTCACCTTGGAGCGCTCCACGTGGAAGGCCGCGGAGTGCCCCAGGACGAGCGCCGCGCCGCCGAGCTGTTGGAAAAGGCCTGCGCGGGCGGAGAGGCCACGGGTTGCCTCAACCTTGGAGCGCTCTACGCGGCAGGTCGCGGAGTGCCCCAGGACGAGCGCCGCGCCGCTGCGCTGTATGAGAAGGCCTGCACAGGCGGAGAGGCCAAGGGTTGCTTCAACGTCGGTATGTTCTTCGAGCGGGGCCGCGGAGGGCCCAAGTCAGCAAGCCGCGCCTCTACGTACTTTGAGAAGGCCTGCCAGGCCGGTATGTCCGAGGCTTGCGCCCGGCGGTGA